In a genomic window of Pedobacter sp. KBS0701:
- a CDS encoding SusC/RagA family TonB-linked outer membrane protein has product MKLVTVILLASLMQVSAASFGQLVTLKEKNVTLEKMFREIRQQSGYDVLLSTNKIKSTTTINANFSNATIEEVVEKIISGKDLTYTIEDKTVLITPVPKSLFDRVVDYFAAVKVTGKVRDKNGNELPGVSVKEKGATNGVSTNSAGEYTITVNDRATLVFSYIGYQTIEVAINGRTNINVTLEEDAAQLNEVVVTGMGTTVDKRTFTGATSNLKVSDAEIGGLPDPSRMLDGRVAGVVVQNTTGTFGTAPKIRVRGATSIYGSSKPLWVVDGVILEDVADVSSDALSSGDALTLISSAVGGLNSNDIESFQILKDGAATSIYGAKGMGGVIVITTKRGKNGVSSFNYVSEFTTRATPSYNNFNIMNSQEQMGVYQMLEQRGWLNNSSVSNASNSGVYGKMYQLINSGQLLNTQEAKNAYLREAEYRNTDWFKELFSTNIAQNHSISISSGSEKAQYYSSLSAISDPGWSKQSKFKRYTANFNANYNLRDNLKLTLLSNGSYRDQRAPGTLGQSTDVVFGTVGRDFDINPFSYALNSSRTLDPNETYTRNYAPFNILKEMENNYMDVNVADVKFQGEINWKALKTLNFGFLASTRYQQTSQQHYIKDESNQAMAYRAMGTTIIRDANPYLYTDPSILYAVPVSILPSGGIYNRTDYKMTSNDFRFITQYNETFAEKHTIDIVAGSTLSSINRNNNWNRGWGLQYGLGEIPFTDYRIFKRGAEENSNYFSVENTRSREVAFFGEGAYTYDNRYTIKATGRYEGSNRLGKATSARWMPTWSVSGLWNVTEEKFFQDLNTPFSSLSFKGSYGLSANRGPNYVTNSQAIYGSYNPWRPATGDRETGLELRTLENSGLTYEKKHEVNLGTSFGLFKNRLAVDVDWYKRNNFDLIGIVNTQGLGGEITKYGNVAEMKSSGLEVSIAGTVLKKGDFSWNSSLIYTHTTNKITKSENNARVIDLITGKGYGLPDYAARSLFSIPFVKLQNDGLPVFINNDGSETVSGVYLQNRDDVSFLKYEGTLEPTDLGSFGNIFAYKAFKLNVFVTYSFGNVVRLDPAFKTGYTDLDANTREFFDAWTVPGDELKTNIPVILDTRYIRNDADYRIAYNSYNYSSANIAKGDFVRLKDISLSYDFAKEKLAKIGLASAGLRLNATNLWFIYADKKLNGQDPEFVNSGGVALPLPKQYTLTLRVGF; this is encoded by the coding sequence ATGAAGTTAGTTACGGTCATATTGCTTGCCTCTTTAATGCAGGTAAGTGCAGCTTCATTTGGCCAGCTGGTTACATTGAAAGAAAAGAATGTAACATTAGAAAAAATGTTCAGAGAAATCAGGCAGCAATCTGGTTATGATGTATTATTATCTACCAATAAGATAAAAAGCACGACCACAATTAATGCCAATTTCAGCAATGCTACTATTGAAGAGGTGGTAGAAAAAATTATCTCTGGTAAAGACTTAACTTATACAATTGAAGACAAAACTGTTTTAATTACACCTGTACCAAAATCACTCTTCGATAGAGTTGTAGATTATTTTGCTGCTGTAAAAGTAACCGGTAAGGTAAGAGATAAAAATGGCAATGAACTACCGGGTGTAAGTGTAAAAGAGAAAGGTGCAACTAATGGCGTCTCAACAAATTCGGCCGGCGAGTATACAATTACTGTAAACGACCGGGCAACTTTGGTTTTTAGCTACATTGGTTACCAAACCATTGAAGTTGCAATAAACGGCAGAACAAATATCAATGTTACTTTAGAGGAAGATGCAGCGCAGTTAAATGAAGTAGTAGTAACCGGTATGGGAACTACAGTAGATAAAAGAACCTTTACAGGAGCTACTTCAAATTTAAAAGTAAGTGATGCTGAAATAGGTGGTTTGCCAGATCCCAGTAGGATGTTAGATGGTAGGGTAGCAGGTGTTGTCGTTCAAAATACTACGGGTACATTTGGTACAGCGCCTAAAATTAGGGTGCGTGGAGCAACCTCTATTTATGGTAGTTCTAAACCACTTTGGGTTGTAGATGGTGTGATTTTAGAAGATGTAGCTGACGTAAGTTCTGACGCTTTATCATCTGGTGATGCCTTAACGCTAATCAGTTCAGCTGTTGGTGGTTTAAACTCAAATGACATTGAGTCTTTCCAGATTTTAAAAGATGGTGCGGCGACTTCAATTTATGGAGCTAAAGGAATGGGTGGGGTTATCGTAATTACCACCAAAAGAGGTAAAAACGGTGTAAGTTCTTTTAATTATGTATCAGAATTTACAACCAGAGCAACGCCTTCCTATAATAATTTTAACATTATGAACTCTCAGGAACAAATGGGTGTTTACCAAATGTTAGAGCAAAGGGGCTGGTTAAATAATTCTAGTGTATCAAATGCTTCAAATAGTGGTGTTTATGGAAAAATGTATCAACTGATCAATTCTGGTCAACTCTTAAACACACAGGAAGCTAAAAATGCTTATTTGAGAGAGGCAGAATATAGAAATACAGATTGGTTTAAAGAATTGTTCAGCACTAATATCGCACAAAATCACTCTATTAGTATTAGTTCAGGAAGTGAAAAAGCGCAATATTATTCTTCTTTAAGTGCAATTTCTGATCCTGGATGGTCTAAACAAAGTAAGTTTAAAAGATACACCGCTAATTTTAATGCTAATTATAATTTACGTGATAACCTGAAATTGACGCTGCTTTCAAACGGATCTTACCGTGACCAAAGAGCACCAGGTACTTTAGGCCAATCTACAGATGTAGTTTTTGGTACAGTAGGACGTGATTTTGATATTAATCCTTTTTCTTATGCATTAAATTCATCAAGAACATTAGATCCAAATGAGACTTATACCAGAAATTATGCCCCATTTAATATTCTAAAAGAAATGGAAAATAATTATATGGATGTAAATGTAGCAGATGTTAAATTCCAGGGTGAGATCAACTGGAAAGCCTTAAAAACATTAAACTTTGGTTTTCTTGCCTCAACCAGGTATCAACAAACATCGCAACAGCATTACATCAAAGATGAATCTAATCAGGCAATGGCATACCGAGCTATGGGAACAACCATAATCAGGGATGCTAATCCTTATTTATATACAGATCCAAGCATATTATATGCTGTGCCAGTTTCAATTCTGCCATCAGGTGGTATATATAACCGTACCGACTACAAAATGACGAGTAATGATTTCCGCTTTATTACTCAATATAACGAGACTTTTGCAGAAAAACATACTATTGATATTGTTGCTGGATCAACACTGAGCTCTATTAATAGGAACAATAACTGGAATAGGGGTTGGGGTTTACAGTACGGCTTGGGTGAAATTCCTTTTACTGATTACCGTATTTTTAAAAGAGGTGCAGAAGAAAATTCAAACTACTTTTCTGTAGAAAATACCCGAAGCAGAGAGGTTGCATTTTTTGGTGAGGGTGCTTATACTTATGATAACAGATATACCATAAAAGCAACAGGAAGGTATGAAGGATCTAACCGGTTAGGTAAAGCCACTTCTGCAAGATGGATGCCAACATGGAGTGTGTCTGGTTTATGGAATGTAACAGAGGAAAAGTTTTTTCAAGATCTAAACACTCCGTTTTCTAGCTTATCTTTCAAAGGCTCTTATGGGTTATCAGCCAATAGAGGACCAAATTACGTAACTAACTCACAGGCTATTTATGGTAGCTATAATCCATGGCGACCAGCAACCGGGGACAGAGAGACCGGATTGGAACTTAGAACTTTAGAGAATTCTGGACTAACCTATGAGAAAAAACATGAGGTAAACTTAGGAACAAGTTTTGGGTTATTTAAAAACAGACTAGCTGTAGATGTAGATTGGTACAAAAGAAATAATTTTGATTTAATCGGCATTGTAAATACACAGGGCTTAGGTGGCGAAATTACCAAATATGGTAATGTTGCCGAGATGAAGTCGAGTGGGCTTGAAGTAAGTATTGCTGGTACAGTCCTTAAAAAAGGAGATTTCTCATGGAATTCTAGTCTAATTTATACTCATACTACTAATAAGATTACAAAATCGGAAAATAACGCAAGGGTAATAGATCTGATTACTGGAAAAGGTTATGGTCTTCCTGACTATGCTGCACGATCATTATTTTCAATTCCTTTCGTTAAATTACAGAATGACGGTTTACCTGTATTTATTAATAATGATGGATCAGAAACAGTATCTGGGGTATATCTTCAAAATAGAGATGATGTTAGCTTCCTTAAATATGAAGGAACTTTAGAGCCAACAGATTTAGGAAGTTTTGGAAACATTTTTGCGTACAAAGCATTTAAACTAAATGTTTTTGTTACTTATTCATTTGGTAACGTGGTACGTTTAGATCCGGCCTTTAAAACAGGTTATACAGATTTAGATGCAAACACAAGAGAGTTTTTCGATGCCTGGACAGTTCCCGGTGATGAACTTAAAACCAATATTCCTGTAATATTGGATACCAGGTATATCAGAAACGATGCTGACTATCGTATTGCCTACAATTCTTATAATTATTCTAGTGCAAATATTGCAAAAGGTGATTTCGTGAGATTAAAAGATATTTCTTTATCTTATGATTTTGCTAAAGAAAAGCTTGCTAAAATAGGACTAGCTTCTGCAGGACTACGTTTAAATGCTACAAATTTATGGTTTATTTATGCTGATAAAAAGCTAAATGGGCAAGATCCTGAATTTGTAAATTCTGGTGGGGTAGCCTTACCATTACCAAAACAATACACCTTAACTTTAAGAGTTGGATTTTAA
- a CDS encoding cytochrome c oxidase subunit 3, translating to MEKMQDTFDPKPRKFIVWLFVVSSTIMFGGFTSYYLVFAASKGKGHGLVLPDAFIYSSLVIIASSITLVLASRALKKLNFSLQRIMLWITVILAIAFGVMQFNAWGSMVRTGATLVGNNAAISFIYVVSGMHLLHIIAGVGLIINALAGSYKSLPVAKVQYRMEIASIFWHFIDILWIYLYVFLLLNR from the coding sequence ATGGAAAAGATGCAGGATACGTTTGACCCAAAACCAAGAAAATTTATTGTTTGGTTATTTGTCGTATCGTCAACAATTATGTTTGGAGGCTTTACCAGTTATTATCTGGTATTCGCCGCCTCAAAAGGAAAGGGACACGGTTTAGTGTTGCCCGATGCCTTTATTTACTCTAGTTTGGTTATTATTGCGAGCAGCATCACTTTAGTGTTGGCTTCGAGGGCTTTAAAAAAACTTAATTTTAGCTTACAGCGCATTATGCTCTGGATTACCGTAATACTGGCTATTGCCTTTGGTGTAATGCAGTTTAACGCTTGGGGGAGTATGGTGAGAACCGGAGCTACTTTGGTAGGAAATAACGCCGCAATATCATTTATATATGTGGTATCTGGTATGCACCTTTTACACATTATTGCTGGTGTAGGCCTTATTATTAATGCTTTAGCTGGTAGCTACAAAAGCCTGCCAGTTGCGAAAGTCCAATACAGGATGGAAATTGCTTCTATTTTTTGGCATTTTATAGATATATTATGGATATATCTGTATGTTTTTTTACTTTTGAACCGTTAA
- a CDS encoding FecR family protein: MERIHYLLQQFTAKTLSQSEKEELLVLAENSTSLLSEEIVKMITEEEAHAVNVVDEKWNPVLHKILAVDKPTRSPKRILMNSLKWAAAAAVFIAFSLTAYLSQQKKKEHVFATDVAPGKNKAILTLADGRKISLSDAMKGDIAKEAGFSITKTADGQLVYNVAGSENVNDTRLNTISTPNGGEWQIQLPDGSTVWLNAASSVQYSLNIGTAKQRVVKLDGEAYFEVAKNASHPFIVETDKQAVEVLGTHFNINSYKDEKVTKTTLLEGSVRVTHKNTNESEVLKPGEQSLVSVSGIAIKEVDVDEAIAWKKGYFMFNNERQESILRKVARWYNVEIEYADPAAKDVMYYGTVSRFEKISKMLTKFEKTGEVYFDIKGNKLIVHKE, from the coding sequence ATGGAACGTATACATTATCTGTTGCAACAATTTACAGCTAAGACCTTAAGTCAGTCCGAAAAGGAAGAACTTTTAGTATTGGCCGAAAACAGCACATCACTGCTTTCTGAAGAAATCGTGAAAATGATTACCGAAGAAGAAGCGCATGCTGTTAATGTTGTGGATGAAAAATGGAATCCTGTTCTCCATAAAATTCTGGCGGTAGACAAGCCAACCCGATCGCCTAAACGAATTTTAATGAATAGTTTAAAGTGGGCTGCCGCTGCTGCTGTTTTTATTGCATTTTCTTTAACTGCCTACCTTTCTCAACAGAAAAAGAAAGAGCACGTTTTTGCTACTGATGTAGCGCCCGGAAAAAATAAAGCTATTCTTACTCTGGCTGATGGAAGGAAAATTTCACTTTCAGATGCTATGAAAGGCGATATAGCCAAAGAAGCTGGTTTTTCTATCACTAAAACTGCCGATGGCCAGTTGGTGTATAATGTTGCCGGATCTGAAAATGTAAATGATACCAGATTAAATACCATTTCAACCCCAAATGGCGGCGAGTGGCAAATCCAGTTACCTGATGGTTCTACGGTTTGGCTAAATGCAGCATCTTCAGTTCAATACTCATTAAACATTGGAACTGCAAAACAGCGTGTAGTTAAGTTAGACGGTGAAGCTTATTTTGAAGTCGCTAAAAATGCATCACATCCTTTTATTGTAGAAACAGATAAACAAGCTGTTGAGGTATTGGGTACGCACTTTAACATTAACAGCTATAAAGATGAAAAGGTAACTAAAACCACTTTGTTGGAAGGAAGTGTGCGTGTTACTCATAAAAATACCAATGAGAGCGAAGTACTTAAACCCGGAGAACAATCACTGGTATCTGTTTCCGGTATTGCCATAAAAGAAGTAGATGTTGATGAAGCAATAGCCTGGAAAAAGGGCTATTTTATGTTTAATAATGAAAGGCAGGAAAGCATTTTACGTAAAGTTGCCCGTTGGTACAATGTAGAAATAGAATATGCTGATCCTGCTGCAAAAGATGTAATGTACTACGGAACAGTAAGCCGTTTCGAAAAAATATCAAAAATGCTGACAAAGTTTGAAAAAACCGGGGAAGTATATTTTGATATTAAGGGCAATAAATTAATTGTTCATAAAGAATAA
- a CDS encoding redoxin domain-containing protein: MKRNPIKKVIILVSILAIPGFLFFYLLPHFAKNRYKSLPIFGEKVVATTFHSVKGKKIPDTIYHQVPDFKLINQHQDTVSWKSLENKIVVLNLFYSGAGSQQANKYIKQLSDGYEQKPLVKFLSLSVDPGDTVQIKDFAAHFKAKEGKWDFLAGDTAQTYPLIRKGLLLDIVANDANGKRSFIFSNKIVLVDNLHRIRGIYDADDAGANAKLEDEIKVLIAEYLRNIKDGR; this comes from the coding sequence ATGAAAAGAAACCCTATAAAAAAGGTAATAATCCTGGTAAGCATTTTAGCTATACCGGGATTTTTGTTTTTTTACTTATTGCCACACTTTGCAAAGAACAGGTATAAGAGTTTGCCCATCTTTGGTGAAAAGGTTGTTGCCACAACTTTCCATAGTGTAAAGGGCAAGAAGATACCCGATACCATTTACCACCAGGTTCCAGATTTTAAACTGATCAATCAACATCAAGATACCGTTAGCTGGAAATCGTTAGAGAACAAAATTGTGGTGCTTAACCTGTTTTATTCAGGTGCAGGTAGTCAACAGGCAAATAAATATATCAAACAACTATCTGATGGCTATGAACAAAAGCCCCTGGTTAAATTTTTAAGCCTATCTGTTGATCCTGGTGATACGGTTCAGATCAAAGATTTTGCAGCTCATTTTAAAGCAAAAGAAGGTAAATGGGACTTTTTAGCTGGCGATACTGCACAAACCTATCCGCTTATCAGAAAAGGCTTGCTGCTTGATATAGTAGCAAACGATGCCAATGGAAAGCGCAGTTTCATATTTAGCAATAAAATAGTGCTTGTTGATAATTTACACCGCATAAGAGGTATTTATGATGCCGACGATGCAGGAGCGAACGCTAAGTTGGAAGATGAGATAAAAGTACTTATTGCGGAGTATTTAAGGAATATTAAAGATGGTAGGTAG
- a CDS encoding DUF420 domain-containing protein translates to MENSPIEKKYNKWIIILSILIPVAVAFLFVVKLKDLGIDAPTLPFLPPIYATINGITATLLVIAVWAIKNGKIQLHQNLMKTAIGCSLLFLVMYIAYHMTTPSTKFGGDGVIKYAYFFILLTHILLSIAIIPLVLVTYVRALAERFDRHRKIARITFPLWLYVAITGVVVYLMISPYYQY, encoded by the coding sequence ATGGAAAATAGTCCGATTGAGAAAAAGTATAATAAGTGGATCATAATTCTTTCTATCCTTATACCTGTAGCTGTAGCCTTTTTATTTGTGGTAAAGCTAAAAGATTTAGGCATTGATGCACCAACCCTGCCTTTTTTACCACCAATATACGCTACCATAAATGGGATTACAGCCACACTATTGGTAATTGCGGTTTGGGCAATAAAAAACGGAAAGATACAATTGCACCAAAATTTAATGAAAACAGCAATAGGCTGCTCTTTATTGTTTTTGGTGATGTACATCGCATACCATATGACTACGCCCTCTACTAAGTTTGGAGGGGATGGAGTAATAAAATATGCTTATTTCTTTATTTTATTAACACATATCTTATTGTCAATTGCAATTATTCCCTTGGTTTTGGTTACTTATGTGAGAGCTTTGGCCGAGCGTTTTGATCGTCACAGAAAAATTGCACGGATAACATTTCCATTATGGCTATATGTTGCTATAACTGGTGTGGTGGTCTATTTGATGATTTCGCCATATTATCAGTACTAA
- a CDS encoding cytochrome C oxidase subunit IV family protein, which produces MSEHTHTTEEHVHDDHAGLSKGKIWKVFGILLLITVIEFIIALVLIPKGYMTQHIGNYVYIVLTLLKAFYIVAYFMHLKYEKLGLQLALTVSFIFIIYFIVLMLIEGGFLNIHMMNH; this is translated from the coding sequence ATGTCAGAGCACACACATACAACAGAAGAACACGTACACGATGACCACGCAGGTTTATCGAAGGGTAAAATCTGGAAGGTTTTTGGAATCCTTTTATTAATTACGGTAATTGAATTTATCATTGCACTGGTGTTAATTCCTAAAGGATATATGACCCAGCACATTGGTAACTATGTTTATATCGTTTTAACACTATTAAAAGCATTTTATATTGTAGCTTATTTCATGCACTTAAAGTATGAGAAACTGGGCTTGCAGTTAGCCTTAACAGTATCGTTCATTTTCATTATTTACTTTATTGTTTTAATGCTGATAGAAGGTGGGTTTTTAAACATCCACATGATGAACCATTAA
- the cyoE gene encoding heme o synthase produces the protein MKQYLSDFSKLIKFRLSFTVVFSASISFLIGQKMQVGRGHIPSIDWGNWLILVAGGFLVTAAANCFNEIIEKDLDKLMSRTKDRPMPAGRMTTGQGLILGVFMAFLGTWLLGKLNLETGLLSVFSILLYAFAYTPLKRKSPIAVFVGAIPGALPPLIGYLAAFGSLKAEMFHEIDYYIAGILFLIQFVWQFPHFWAIAWVLDDDYKKAGFRLLPTKKRDKTSALLTFLSTLILIPVSLLPTIYGFGGYYIAGLSLIAGIIFSWLAFKLLMSRELADARKVMFCSFFYIPAVQLGLLLNFIAK, from the coding sequence TTGAAGCAATATCTTTCAGATTTTTCTAAGCTTATCAAATTCCGGCTATCGTTTACGGTAGTATTTTCGGCATCAATCTCCTTTTTGATCGGGCAGAAAATGCAGGTAGGTAGAGGCCATATTCCCAGCATTGATTGGGGAAATTGGTTAATCTTGGTTGCAGGTGGTTTTTTAGTAACTGCGGCTGCAAACTGTTTTAACGAAATTATAGAGAAAGATTTGGATAAGTTAATGTCAAGAACCAAAGACCGTCCGATGCCTGCAGGTAGGATGACAACCGGGCAGGGATTGATTTTGGGTGTTTTTATGGCTTTTTTAGGTACCTGGTTATTGGGTAAGTTAAACCTTGAAACAGGTTTACTTTCTGTGTTTTCAATACTGTTATATGCTTTTGCTTACACACCGCTAAAAAGGAAATCACCGATTGCTGTTTTTGTAGGTGCTATTCCAGGAGCTTTACCACCGCTTATTGGTTATCTTGCTGCATTTGGTAGTTTAAAAGCCGAAATGTTCCACGAAATTGATTATTATATTGCAGGAATCTTATTTTTAATCCAGTTTGTATGGCAGTTTCCTCATTTTTGGGCGATTGCATGGGTTTTGGATGATGATTACAAAAAAGCTGGTTTTAGGTTATTACCTACCAAAAAAAGAGATAAAACATCAGCGCTGCTTACCTTTTTAAGTACGCTGATTTTAATACCTGTTAGTTTATTGCCAACCATTTACGGATTTGGCGGTTATTACATTGCAGGTTTATCTTTAATAGCGGGAATTATTTTTAGCTGGCTGGCTTTTAAACTTTTAATGAGCAGAGAATTGGCCGATGCCAGGAAAGTAATGTTTTGTTCGTTTTTTTACATCCCGGCTGTACAGCTGGGCTTATTATTAAATTTTATAGCAAAATAA
- a CDS encoding heme A synthase: MVSRSEQRFIRINLITIIVTLLVILAGGIVRSTGSGMGCPDWPKCFDRYIPPTDVSQLPANYKEKYVAGRLKKNEKFAKYLESMGKVALADSIRHDQSITIPEEFNPAKTWTEYLNRLAGVAAGIFLFLTAVYSFTYRKTAKRIILLSILNIFVVGYQAWLGSIVVSTNLAQWVVTVHMLLALVILAISIYTYNYAKQLNKAPSVIMYRILWLKGFLFFTLVVSIIQIVLGTDVREAVDVIAKSLAYSGKALWISKVGSVFSYHRDLAILVIITNGVVYKMVIDRFSGKAAPLLTARFILITLLVQLLSGLALAYIAFPPAAQALHILFSTLLFSLQFYLYLLVYRTSTYKQ, translated from the coding sequence ATGGTCAGCAGATCAGAGCAGCGTTTCATTAGAATTAATCTTATAACCATCATAGTTACGCTATTGGTTATACTTGCCGGTGGTATTGTGCGCAGTACCGGATCGGGCATGGGTTGTCCGGATTGGCCTAAATGCTTCGATCGTTATATTCCACCAACCGATGTATCACAGCTTCCTGCTAACTATAAAGAAAAATATGTTGCAGGCAGATTGAAAAAGAATGAAAAATTTGCCAAATATCTGGAAAGCATGGGTAAAGTTGCCTTAGCTGATAGTATCAGGCACGATCAGAGCATTACTATACCCGAAGAGTTTAATCCGGCTAAAACCTGGACGGAGTACTTAAACCGCTTGGCTGGGGTAGCAGCAGGAATATTCCTGTTTTTGACGGCTGTTTATTCTTTTACTTACCGTAAAACAGCAAAACGGATTATTTTGCTGAGTATCCTCAACATTTTTGTAGTAGGGTATCAGGCCTGGTTAGGTTCCATAGTGGTATCAACCAATCTGGCACAATGGGTAGTAACGGTACACATGCTTTTGGCACTGGTTATTTTAGCGATATCGATCTATACCTACAATTATGCGAAACAGCTAAATAAAGCACCTTCGGTAATTATGTACAGGATATTATGGCTGAAAGGGTTTTTGTTCTTTACACTAGTAGTTAGTATTATCCAGATCGTTTTGGGTACTGATGTGAGGGAAGCTGTTGATGTAATTGCAAAGTCTTTAGCCTATAGTGGAAAAGCATTATGGATATCCAAGGTAGGAAGTGTTTTTTCTTATCACCGCGATTTGGCTATATTGGTAATCATCACCAATGGTGTGGTTTATAAAATGGTTATTGATCGTTTTAGTGGCAAAGCTGCTCCATTGTTAACAGCAAGGTTTATTTTAATTACGCTTTTAGTTCAGTTATTAAGTGGTTTAGCTTTAGCATATATTGCTTTTCCACCTGCAGCGCAGGCATTACATATTCTGTTCTCTACGCTGTTGTTTAGTTTACAGTTTTACCTGTACTTATTGGTTTACAGAACAAGTACATATAAACAATAA
- a CDS encoding RNA polymerase sigma-70 factor — MALGRIEDERRLIEKIVEGDEQAFSVLFFKYLPVLHIFAAKFTKSDDAAEEIIQDAFLRVWLNRDKLAEVDNVKAYLYKYVSNECLSYLRKKLKEDRVVDAFTAKQQNSHNNTVETINLNEVTKIIAIAVDKLPDQRKNIYQLSRRDGKTIPEIAEILNISPNTVKNALVIALKSIRIHLDQHGIVFFLPIVFFFLKIK, encoded by the coding sequence ATGGCGCTAGGAAGGATAGAAGATGAACGTAGGCTTATAGAAAAAATCGTAGAGGGAGATGAGCAGGCCTTTTCTGTTTTATTCTTCAAATATCTTCCAGTACTCCACATTTTTGCTGCTAAGTTCACCAAGTCGGATGATGCTGCCGAAGAAATTATTCAAGATGCATTTTTAAGAGTCTGGCTAAATCGCGATAAATTGGCTGAAGTAGATAATGTGAAAGCCTATCTATATAAATATGTTTCTAACGAATGTTTAAGTTACCTGCGTAAAAAATTAAAAGAAGATAGAGTTGTTGATGCATTTACTGCCAAACAACAAAATAGCCATAATAACACTGTAGAAACTATTAATTTAAATGAGGTAACAAAAATTATTGCTATTGCGGTAGATAAATTACCTGATCAGCGGAAAAATATATACCAATTAAGTAGACGCGATGGTAAAACTATTCCTGAAATAGCAGAAATACTTAATATTTCTCCAAATACGGTTAAAAATGCCCTTGTAATTGCCTTAAAATCGATACGTATACACCTCGATCAACACGGTATTGTATTCTTTTTACCAATTGTTTTTTTCTTTTTGAAAATAAAATAG
- a CDS encoding cytochrome c oxidase subunit 3 — MNAVSQLDQVKTGPWNGGRSPWSVEYGKIMMWFFLLSDAFTFSSLLIYYGAQRFSKLTWPAPDKVFQSIPGIAEHGAPLVFVGIMTFILIMSSVTMVLAVEAGHRRAKKEVIGWMIATIIGGFMFLGCQAIEWTHLHHDGFWWGHIPSAEELKHFFLKPEDVSLIAAQQFANLFFTITGFHGFHVFSGVIINIIILIMTINGTFERRGHYLMVEKVGLYWHFVDLVWVFVFTFFYLV; from the coding sequence ATGAATGCAGTATCACAATTAGATCAAGTTAAAACCGGACCATGGAATGGTGGTCGTTCTCCGTGGTCGGTAGAATATGGTAAAATCATGATGTGGTTTTTCCTATTATCAGATGCTTTTACCTTTTCATCTTTATTGATCTACTACGGCGCTCAGCGTTTTTCTAAATTAACATGGCCAGCTCCAGATAAAGTTTTTCAATCAATTCCAGGTATCGCCGAACACGGTGCACCATTGGTTTTCGTTGGTATCATGACTTTTATCTTAATTATGAGTTCGGTAACCATGGTTTTAGCGGTAGAGGCAGGTCACAGACGTGCTAAAAAAGAAGTTATCGGCTGGATGATTGCAACCATTATTGGTGGTTTTATGTTTTTAGGCTGTCAGGCAATTGAGTGGACTCACTTACACCATGATGGTTTCTGGTGGGGACACATTCCTTCTGCTGAGGAGTTAAAGCACTTTTTCCTTAAACCTGAAGATGTTTCCTTAATAGCCGCGCAACAATTTGCAAACTTATTTTTCACCATCACCGGTTTTCACGGTTTCCACGTATTTAGCGGTGTTATAATTAACATCATTATATTAATCATGACGATAAACGGAACTTTCGAAAGAAGAGGCCACTATTTAATGGTTGAAAAAGTTGGTTTATACTGGCACTTCGTAGATTTAGTTTGGGTGTTCGTATTTACATTCTTCTATTTGGTTTAA